A section of the Pochonia chlamydosporia 170 chromosome 2, whole genome shotgun sequence genome encodes:
- a CDS encoding transthyretin domain-containing protein (similar to Metarhizium acridum CQMa 102 XP_007807425.1) — MAAKDPITCHVLDTTAGRPAKSIRVRLEGPRGSQPAKEFESITDDDGRIKVWLPYSSATSSGEVPVYTLDDVLGQVEGSSIWTLRFDIEGYYGEGKTFFPEAVIVFRVQKGQHYHVPLLLSPYSYTTYRGS; from the coding sequence aTGGCCGCCAAAGATCCCATCACCTGCCACGTCCTCGACACCACGGCCGGTCGACCCGCCAAATCCATCCGCGTCCGTCTAGAAGGCCCTCGCGGCTCCCAACCAGCCAAGGAGTTCGAGTCCATCACAGACGACGACGGTCGTATCAAGGTCTGGCTTCCTTACAGCTCAGCCACCTCCTCGGGCGAAGTCCCCGTCTACACGCTCGACGATGTCCTGGGCCAGGTAGAAGGATCGTCGATATGGACGCTGCGTTTTGACATCGAGGGCTATTATGGAGAGGGCAAGACGTTTTTCCCCGAGGCCGTTATCGTCTTCAGGGTCCAGAAGGGACAGCACTATCATGTGCCGCTGTTGCTGAGTCCATATAGCTATACTACCTACCGTGGAAGCTAA
- a CDS encoding CDC50 family protein (similar to Verticillium alfalfae VaMs.102 XP_003008663.1) yields MSDTARGVEHTDSIDSHDSTPKQPEKTKSRRPPNTAFRQQRLKAWQPILTPKTVLPLFFTIGIIFAPIGGLLLYASSQVREIKLDYTHCVNDAPDFSSSFADMPGSAVDSAFKNANSSVRPQWAKKKDVNVTLHNGRQVKGNQCVLQFTIPEDMGAPVLFYYQLTNFYQNHRRYAESCDIQQLKGDARSYGDITGSKCTPLYGEDKDGTKKPYYPCGLIANSMFNDSFSSPVWQNPPNDGKARTYNMTDKGIAWDSDKDLYGPTKYNSSQILPPPNWHDAYPDGYTDDGISKPPNLKEWEAFQVWMRTAGLPTFSKLAMRNDADKLVSGIYQITIDDHFPTIEYKGTKSILLTTRTVMGGRNNFLGIAYIAVGGVCILLGAIFTATHLIRPRKLGDHTYLSWNNAPASKPSGPSTAMASGREIRPGDS; encoded by the exons ATGTCCGACACGGCGCGCGGCGTCGAGCATACCGACTCGATCGATTCTCACGACTCAACCCCGAAGCAGCCGGAGAAGACAAAGAGTCGCAGACCTCCCA ATACCGCATTTCGACAGCAGCGATTGAAAGCATGGCA ACCAATTCTAACGCCTAAAACGGTGCTGCCGTTATTTTTCACTATTGGCATTATCTTCGCCCCCATCGGTGGCCTGCTTCTCTATGCCAGTTCACAG GTTCGGGAGATCAAGCTCGACTACACCCACTGCGTCAACGATGCCCCCGACTTCAGCAGCTCTTTCGCAGATATGCCCGGCAGTGCCGTCGATTCTGCATTTAAGAATGCCAACAGCAGTGTCCGACCGCAATGGGCGAAAAAGAAGGATGTCAACGTCACCCTTCACAACGGTCGACAGGTCAAAGGCAATCAATGTGTTCTGCAGTTCACCATCCCTGAAGACATGGGCGCACCCGTTCTCTTCTACTACCAACTCACCAACTTCTACCAAAATCATCGTCGTTATGCCGAATCTTGCGACATTCAGCAACTCAAAGGAGATGCACGATCGTATGGTGACATCACTGGTTCGAAATGCACCCCGTTATATGGCgaagacaaagatggcaCAAAGAAACCGTATTACCCCTGTGGCCTGATTGCCAACTCCATGTTCAACGACAGCTTCTCCTCGCCGGTGTGGCAGAACCCTCCAAATGACGGCAAGGCCCGAACCTACAACATGACGGACAAGGGCATTGCCTGGGACAGCGACAAAGACCTCTACGGGCCGACCAAGTACAACAGCTCTCAAATTTTGCCCCCGCCAAACTGGCATGACGCATATCCCGATGGCTACACCGACGACGGCATCAGTAAACCGCCAAACCTGAAGGAGTGGGAGGCTTTCCAAGTCTGGATGCGGACGGCTGGTCTTCCCACCTTCAGCAAGTTGGCTATGCGAAATGACGCCGATAAGCTCGTATCTGGTATCTATCAAATCACTATTGACGATC ACTTTCCCACCATTGAATACAAGGGCACCAAGTCGATTCTCCTGACCACACGCACTGTAATGGGTGGCCGCAACAACTTCCTCGGAATCGCATACATTGCCGTTGGCGGAGTCTGCATTCTCCTGGGTGCCATCTTCACAGCCACACATCTCATCCGGCCAAG AAAACTTGGTGATCACACATATCTCTCCTGGAACAACGCCCCTGCATCCAAGCCCTCCGGCCCCAgcacagccatggccagcgGTCGTGAAATCCGCCCAGGCGATTCCTAG
- a CDS encoding transcription elongation complex subunit (Cdc68) (similar to Neosartorya fischeri NRRL 181 XP_001264897.1) codes for MADIKIDSKLFQERISHFATAWKNDLRTKDGLFGGASSILIMMGKMEEIPEFHKNNAMHFWLLGYEFPTTLMLLTVDTLYILTTAKKAKHLDQLKGGRFPIEVLVRGKNAEENEKLFVTIAEKIKAAGNKVGTIAKDTSKGPFVDEWKKVFAEQCKEAEEVDISAALSTHAFSVKDENELRAMRTASKACVALMTPYFLDEMSNILDSEKKVTHASLAEKVDRKLDDEKFWKTVELPNKGKLPSDFDSSQLDWILGPAIQSGGKYDLRFAAEANNDNLHAGIIIAGLGLRYKSYCSTIARTYLVDPNKAQESNYKLLHMIHNSIIKDIKDGMSAKEVYNKAVSLLKIKKPEMEKHFLKNVGWGVGLENKDPTLVLNAKNNRILKDGMTLIIHTGFQDIDNPQPQDKNSKVYSLVLTDTIRVTTGEPVVFTAESPTSADANSFFFKDDEEADPTPKKEKRDSKVGAVATKNITSTRLRSERTTQVDEDAENKRKEHQKELATKKQKEGLARFAEATGDKNGAEVKKFKRFESYKRDNQFPLKVKNLEVVVDIRNSTVILPIMGRPVPFHINTIKNASKSDENDFSFLRINFLSPGQGVGRKDDQPFEDASAHFVRSLTFRSSDGERYSEIATQISNMKRDTVKKEQEKKDMEDVVEQDKLVEIRNRRPAVLDNVYIRPAMEGKRVPGKVEIHQNGIRYQSPLNAQHRVDVLFSNVRHLFFQPCAHELIVIIHIHLKDPIIVGNKKKTKDVQFYREATDIQFDETGNRKRKYRYGDEDEFEAEQEERRRRAELDRLFQGFAQKIAEAGRNEGIEVDMPIRDLGFNGVPFRSNVFIQPTTDCLMQVVEPPFMVITIEDIEIAHLERVQFGLKNFDMVFIFKDFTRAPYHINTIPVEFLDQVKDFLDSSDIAYSEGPLNLNWPTIMKTVTADTHQFFVDGGWGFLQENSDDEDGEAESEEESAFEMDDDDMDEVSESSEDGSDFGSNASDDDDDDAELDSEDEGEDWDELEKKAKKRDRESALEDEDRGGKKQKRKR; via the exons ATGGCGGACATCAAGATTGACAGCAAGCTCTTCCAAGAGCGCATTTCGCATTTTGCGACCGCCTGGAAGAATGACCTTCGGACCAAGGATGGGCTGTTTGGTGGAGCTTCGtccatcctcatcatgatgggcaagatggaggagataCCCGAGTTTCACAAGAACAACGCTATGCAT TTTTGGTTGCTTGGCTACGAGTTTCCGACAACATTGATGCTTCTCACTGTGGACACGCTGTACATCCTCACCACGGCTAAGAAAG CCAAGCATTTGGATCAGCTCAAAGGCGGTCGGTTCCCTATTGAGGTGCTGGTTCGGGGCAAGAATGCGGAGGAGAACGAAAAGCTGTTTGTGACGATTGCGGAGAAGATCAAGGCAGCAGGG AACAAGGTCGGAACCATCGCCAAAGACACGTCTAAGGGCCCGTTTGTCGACGAATGGAAGAAAGTCTTCGCGGAGCAGTGCaaggaagccgaggaggTCGATATTTCAGCTGCGCTGTCTACCCACGCCTTCTCCGTCAAAGATGAGAACGAGCTCCGCGCCATGCGAACCGCCTCCAAGGCTTGCGTGGCCTTGATGACTCCTTATTTCCTCGACGAGATGTCCAATATTCTCGATAGTGAGAAGAAAGTCACCCACGCTTCGCTCGCAGAAAAGGTCGATAGAAagctggatgatgagaagTTCTGGAAGACGGTCGAGCTGCCTAACAAGGGCAAGCTGCCTTCTGATTTTGACTCGAGCCAGCTGGACTGGATCTTGGGGCCGGCTATTCAGAGCGGCGGCAAGTACGACCTCCGCTTTGCCGCCGAAGCTAACAACGATAACCTGCACgctggcatcatcattgCCGGTTTGGGCCTTCGATACAAGTCGTACTGCTCTACGATTGCGCGTACATACCTCGTCGATCCCAACAAAGCTCAGGAGAGCAATTACAAACTACTTCACATGATTCATAATAGCATTATCAAGGATATCAAAGATGGAATGTCGGCTAAAGAAGTCTACAACAAGGCTGTAAGCTTgctcaagatcaagaagcCTGAGATGGAGAAGCATTTCCTCAAGAATGTTGGTTGGGGCGTTGGATTAGAAAATAAAGACCCAACACTTGTGCTCAACGCAAAGAACAACAGAATACTCAAGGACGGAATGACTCTCATCATTCACACCGGATTCCAGGACATTGACAATCCGCAGCCTCAGGACAAAAATAGCAAGGTTTACTCATTAGTCCTTACTGACACTATTCGAGTCACTACTGGAGAGCCTGTAGTGTTCACCGCCGAATCACCCACGAGCGCCGATGCAAActcattcttcttcaaagatgacgaggaggccgaTCCAACACCCAAAAAGGAGAAAAGGGACTCCAAGGTCGGGGCTGTCGCCACCAAAAATATCACAAGCACCCGACTCCGGTCCGAAAGGACTACACAGGTGGACGAGGACGCTGAGAACAAGAGAAAGGAGCATCAAAAGGAGCTTGCtacaaagaaacagaaggAGGGTCTTGCCAGGTTCGCAGAAGCCACTGGTGACAAGAACGGGGCCGAAGTCAAAAAGTTCAAGCGTTTCGAGTCGTACAAGCGGGACAACCAATTTCCTCTCAAAGTGAAGAACCTCGAAGTAGTTGTCGACATAAGGAACAGCACTGTCATCCTTCCCATCATGGGCCGACCCGTGCCATTTCatatcaacaccatcaagaACGCTAGCAAGAGTGACGAAAACGATTTCTCCTTCCTGCGCATCAACTTCCTGTCCCCCGGACAAGGCGTAGGCAGAAAGGATGACCAACCATTTGAAGATGCGTCTGCACACTTTGTGCGCAGTCTGACTTTCAGATCGTCTGACGGAGAGAGATACAGCGAGATAGCAACTCAAATCTCGAACATGAAGCGAGATACGGTCaagaaggagcaggagaagaaggacatggaagacgTTGTGGAGCAAGATAAGCTGGTTGAAATACGAA ACCGAAGACCTGCCGTGTTGGACAATGTGTACATTCGTCCAGCCATGGAGGGCAAACGAGTACCCGGAAAGGTGGAAATTCACCAGAACGGTATTCGATACCAGTCGCCACTCAACGCTCAGCATCGTGTCGATGTTCTCTTCTCCAACGTCCGCCATTTATTCTTTCAACCTTGCGCACATGAGTTGATTGTCATTATCCACATTCACTTGAAGGATCCAATTATTGTaggcaacaagaagaagaccaaggatGTTCAGTTCTACCGCGAAGCCACTGATATCCAGTTTGACGAAACTGGTAACAGAAAGCGAAAGTATCGTTATGGagacgaagatgaattcGAGGCCGAACAAGAGGAAAGACGCCGCCGGGCCGAGTTGGACAGACTCTTCCAAGGCTTCGCCCAAAAGATTGCGGAAGCCGGTCGCAACGAAGGCATCGAGGTCGACATGCCCATTCGAGACCTTGGTTTCAACGGTGTACCATTCCGAAGCAATGTCTTCATCCAACCTACCACAGATTGTCTCATGCAAGTTGTCGAGCCTCCCTTCATGGTTATCACCATTGAGGACATTGAAATTGCTCATCTTGAACGTGTGCAGTTTGGTCTCAAGAACTTCGACATGGTATTTATATTCAAGGACTTCACTCGCGCGCCATACCACATCAATACCATCCCCGTCGAGTTCCTCGATCAAGTTAAGGACTTCCTTGACTCGTCAGATATCGCGTACAGCGAAGGTCCACTGAACCTTAACTGGCCGACAATCATGAAGACTGTCACGGCCGACACGCATCAGTtctttgttgatggtggttggggATTTCTGCAAGAAAattcagatgatgaggatggcgaaGCCGAGTCGGAAGAGGAGTCGGCATTTGAAatggacgatgatgacatggatgaggTGTCGGAGTCAAGTGAGGATGGCTCCGACTTTGGCAGCAATGCcagtgacgacgacgacgatgatgctgagTTGGATAGCGAGGACGAGGGCGAGGACTGGGATGAGCTAGAGAAGAAGGCTAAAAAGAGAGACAGGGAGAGTGctttggaggatgaggataggggtggcaagaagcagaagaggaagcGCTAA
- a CDS encoding 4-carboxymuconolactone decarboxylase (similar to Metarhizium acridum CQMa 102 XP_007807429.1) produces MRLPYVPNPPQTSTEEDAQIVQRIQARRAPRPLQSLDLALLHSPPLADGWNSFLGAVRTKTSVGDDFRELAISRVAVCNRAWYEWKHHAPLAAQAGVSKEALEVVKTEGPLEGLERPEVLSERQWAVLVYTDEMTRNVQVRDETFDKLKSLFSDREVVEITGIVAAYNCVSRFLVALDVGERNGTGPDDVVTH; encoded by the exons ATGAGACTCCCCTACGTCCCCAACCCTCCCCAAACCTCtacagaagaagacgccCAAATCGTCCAGCGCATCCAAGCTAGGAGAGCACCTCGGCCCCTCCAATCCCTCGACCTCGCGCTGCTACACTCGCCCCCTCTCGCCGACGGCTGGAACTCCTTTCTCGGCGCAGTACGTACAAAGACCAGCGTGGGAGACGATTTTCGCGAACTTGCTATTTCGAGAGTCGCAGTGTGCAATAGGGCGTGGTATGAGTGGAAGCACCACGCGCCGCTGGCTGCGCAGGCTGGTGTCAGTAAGGAGGCGCTTGAGGTGGTGAAGACGGAGGGTCCGTTGGAAGGGTTGGAGAGGCCGGAGGTGTTGAGTGAGAGACAGTGGGCTGTGTTGGTTTACACGGATGAGATGACGAGGAATGTGCAGGTGCGGGATGAGACGTTTGATAAGTTGAAGAGTTTGTTTAGTGATagggaggttgttgagatTACGGGGATT GTTGCTGCGTACAACTGTGTAAGTCGCTTCTTAGTGGCGCTGGACG TGGGAGAGAGAAACGGCACTGGCCCAGACGACGTGGTAACTCATTAA
- a CDS encoding tyrosine-protein kinase, active site protein (similar to Metarhizium robertsii ARSEF 23 XP_007821830.1) encodes MTAASPPTTHQFPLPKILEYPSSTPPSLITQGAEGRLYKTTYLHPNLPCALKYRPPKPWRHPILDQRLTKHRILSEARILAKCRRDGVRVPAVYGIDESGGWLMLEWVQGTPVRVNINEWLGSRTEGIEDDERLKDLMRRIGRAVGNLHKIGIVHGDLTTSNMMLSPPSDRSEQVDSLSGEIVIIDLGLASGAVHEEERAVDLYVLERAFGSTHPRAECLFGELVDAYKGCFKQASTVLKKLEDVRMRGRKRSMLG; translated from the coding sequence ATGACCGCCGCGTCACCCCCCACGACGCACCAATTTCCCCTCCCAAAGATTCTCGAATACCCCTCCTCAACCCCTCCATCACTCATCACCCAAGGCGCCGAAGGCCGACTCTACAAAACGACATACCTGCACCCCAATCTCCCCTGCGCGCTGAAATACCGACCTCCAAAACCATGGCGACACCCGATTCTCGACCAGCGACTCACCAAGCACCGAATCCTATCTGAGGCCCGAATCCTCGCCAAGTGTCGAAGGGACGGCGTCCGCGTCCCCGCCGTGTATGGCATCGACGAAAGCGGCGGATGGCTGATGCTGGAATGGGTTCAGGGGACACCCGTGCGAGTCAATATAAATGAATGGCTGGGGAGCAGAACAGAAGGCATTGAGGACGATGAAAGATTAAAAGATTTGATGAGGCGCATTGGCAGGGCTGTGGGCAACTTGCATAAGATTGGGATTGTGCACGGCGATTTGACCACCAGCAATATGATGCTGAGTCCGCCGTCCGACCGTTCGGAACAGGTCGATTCGCTGAGTGGGGAGATTGTGATTATTGATTTGGGGCTGGCTAGCGGCGCTGTGCACGAGGAAGAACGAGCAGTGGACTTGTACGTCTTGGAACGGGCATTTGGTAGTACACACCCTCGTGCGGAGTGTTTGTTTGGCGAATTAGTCGATGCTTACAAGGGGTGCTTCAAGCAAGCGTCTACGGTCTTGAAAAAGCTGGAAGATGTGAGAATGCGAGGGCGGAAACGGAGCATGCTTGGTTAA
- a CDS encoding glutamate-cysteine ligase regulatory subunit (similar to Metarhizium acridum CQMa 102 XP_007807433.1) encodes MTSGPSIIRKSGGNNRSNLELVNSLRDNFSEAKRDYATANANANGNGNGTGSVNGANGVNGITNGNGNGIRSGTSTPPTPVEVWTERDGKVLYIPRINWQAAGLRDERNQYEITVKIFLLPGTSVNQREQYIRDALALASKELGIQTIDLLVASFPGISFEGTCEWEADKKNAHQGNLDEELATWQIFENLHNQGVVKRLGVSEFGSEKLSAFIKRASIPPAVDQINLHDCCNVPPPLKQLAEVHGIELNVHRDCTDILPPGTLRELLGSGIRGANVLADAENGGVGLQGNIVPQWVARYMAFVRDRGVIENKGYFAGAELVEG; translated from the coding sequence ATGACCTCTGGGCCATCGATCATTCGAAAGTCGGGCGGCAACAACAGATCGAATCTCGAACTTGTAAATTCTCTCCGCGACAATTTTTCCGAGGCCAAGCGCGACTATGCCactgccaatgccaatgctaacggcaacggcaacggcaccGGCAGCGTCAATGGCGCCAATGGTgtcaacggcatcacaaacGGAAACGGCAATGGTATTCGCAGCGGAACGTCGACGCCGCCCACGCCGGTCGAAGTTTGGACTGAGAGGGATGGCAAAGTGTTATACATTCCCCGAATCAATTGGCAGGCGGCCGGACTGAGAGACGAGCGAAACCAATACGAAATCACCGTAAAGATCTTCCTGCTACCAGGCACGTCCGTTAACCAGCGCGAGCAGTATATTCGTGACGCTCTGGCTCTTGCCAGCAAGGAACTGGGCATTCAAACAATTGACTTGCTCGTCGCGTCCTTCCCCGGCATATCCTTTGAAGGAACCTGTGAGTGGGAGGCcgacaagaagaatgccCACCAAGGCAATCTGGACGAGGAGTTGGCTACTTGGCAGATCTTTGAGAACCTGCACAATCAAGGAGTCGTCAAAAGACTAGGAGTATCCGAGTTTGGCAGCGAGAAACTAAGCGCATTCATCAAGCGTGCTTCCATTCCTCCGGCTGTTGACCAGATCAACTTGCACGATTGCTGCAATGTCCCACCTCCTCTCAAGCAGCTAGCAGAAGTCCATGGCATTGAGCTAAATGTTCACCGCGACTGCACAGACATTCTGCCTCCTGGAACTCTACGGGAGCTCCTTGGCTCAGGAATCCGAGGAGCCAATGTGTTGGCTGATGCGGAAAATGGCGGTGTTGGACTGCAGGGGAATATTGTTCCCCAATGGGTTGCTCGGTATATGGCGTTCGTGCGAGACCGCGGTGTGATTGAGAACAAGGGTTACTTCGCAGGTGCGGAACTTGTCGAAGGTTAA